Below is a window of Tolypothrix bouteillei VB521301 DNA.
CCTAAGTGAATAAATTCGTGGTCAATAGCACACAAGTTAAACTTAAATCCTGGTGCTTCCTTTGGCAAACATTCTTCTGTTGTTGCTGCACCACCGGGAACAGAACGCTTTTCCAATAGCAAGACGCTGTAACCCGCTTTTAACAAGTACGCAGCACAAACTAACCCGTTGTGTCCTGCTCCAATAATTACAACATCATACGTTTGCATAATTTATTTCAAGCCTCTCGATATACTTCAGATATTAGAAAATCCTCAGTCACCTTTCATCGCTCGTGAGTTAGAAAAATTAACCTTTAGGAAGATACCGCATTCAGATCCCCGACTTCTTAAAGAAGTCGGGGATCTGAATGCAGTCGAGATTAGTCAAGGTTAACCCTTAACATTACTAAACCTAAAAGCTACATTCAAAAATTCAATTTCCCAATTTTAAGCTTTCAGTTACTGCTTGCCGATCGCTCTACGAAGGTAGATGTTTTACATAAGCTTCTACCAAAAGTATTAAGCTTTCCTTTTGTACTTTCATCTCTTTCACTCTTATAGCCATATCCTCAAATACAAAATATGGTAGAGCAAGCAGTTCTTTTACCTTTTCCATTAAAGCAACAACTATATCTAGAGCTATCCCTTCTCCCTCCGTGCAGTTGAAATTTTCTAGCATCACGGGTTTATCCTGAGTCCGGGGACTAGCCATTGCTGCAAAACATACCGATTGAGTCTTACCTCGATCTTGTACCAGGATTTTTCCATTAAACGTCATCTTACCATTTCCTGGCAAGTAAATCTGTATTTCTTGTGGCTTAAGGGTGACAATTCTGTCATCTACATTCAAATAAAAATCTGGTATTTTGCTGCGAATGTAGTTTGACTTCAAAGCATTGTTTATATCTGCTTCTGCAAGCACAACACGAGCAGTTGCATTGACTGGTTTGTTAAGCTCAACTTGACCAAACAGAGCACTTAAAGGATTAACAGAAATACCATCTGTTTGCAGTACTAATTCCTGCAAGCGGATATCTTTTATAACTAGCCCTCGACCTGCAACCGAAACTCCATCAGCTTCTCCCTGAATTATCTTCAGCAGATCTGTTTGTACGTCTACTTCTATTTTGTCTGCACTATCCATCTGCTGAGATAGCGTCTTTTCTGCAACTTGTGACAGCATTTGTTCTTCAATTTTTTGCTGTTCCAACATAAATTCACTATCTCCTACCCTACATCTCTTATCGCCTAATTTAGACGTGGATAGTTAGGAAGTGTATCTGCATGAAGATATAGAAAATCTCATCCATCGCTAATACTTTTTATAACCATCTTAACGCCCCCTGAAGGAACAATGGTAATTCCCCTACGCACTGGATGTACTGGACGATTGTCAGCCAGTTCTAATTGAAAGCGCATCAAAATTGTTGCCAACACTAATTTTAGCTCGTACATGGAAAATGCTGTACCAATGCAACCGCGATAACCTCCACCAAAAGGCAAATATTCATAAGGCGAAAATTTCCGCTCTAAAAATCTCTCCGGGAGAAATTTTTTTGGTTCTGGATAAGTTTCAAGACGCTGATGTGCTAAGTAGATACAGGGAACTAAAACTGTTCCAAATTCATATTTCTGACCTGCAATCTCTACTTTATCTTTAACCATTCTTGGGGTGCAAATTAAGGCAATGGGATGCACTCTCAGAGTTTCTTGGCAAACAGCACTCAAATAGGGAAGTTGAGTTATGTCTTCAGGAGAGGCTTTACTGTCCAAACTATTTAGTTCTTTTAACAAATTATCTTTGACTTGTGGGTGAGAGTGAATTAAATAAAATACCCAAGTTAAAACAGCAGCTGTAGTTTCATATCCTAAAAGTAATAGTGAGACTAATTGGTCGCGTAACTCTATATCTGTCATTTTTTGCCCGTCTTCGTCACTCGCTGACATTAACAGGCTGAGAACATCTGTGCGAGAATTACTGTCTAAATTCTTATTTTCCACCCGGCGTTCGGAAATTTCTGCATAAATGAGTTTATCAATGTCCTCAATCCGTTTTTTGTAATTTCCCCAAGGACTCCACGTACCTAAATCTTTCTGGAGTGGTGGAAAGAAAAAGAAAGTAGAGTATAATGGTTTTGTAATATCTTCTAGTAATGAAGTTAATTTTTTTCTAAGTTGTTGATAGCGATCGCCTGGACGAAGACCAAAGACAACTTGCAGAATAATTTGCAAAGTGATATCTGGCATAATTTTTTGCATAGAAACTATTGTCCCTACTTGCCAGTTTTGTGTGGCTTCTTCTGTTATATTGCAAATAGCTTCACCGTAAGTTTTCATGCGATCGCCATGAAAAGGTGGCATTAATAACTGACGCTGTCGGTTGTGCGATCGTCCTTCTTGTAAAACTATAGAATTTGAGCCAAACAAAGGTTCAAACACATGAGTCGCTTTTTTAAAATCCAACTCTTTAGCTGGTACTGCGAAGCACTCTGCAATGGCTTGAGGATGACTAAAAAATACCACAGGTGGAGAATTCAGTCCTAATACTCGGACTGAGAAAGGGTCACCATATCGAGCAGCACTGTTTTCTAAGAACTTTATCGGGTTGATTATTAATTGGATTGTTTGTAATAACGGTAATTTCATAATAAATTTTTTGATTTTTACCCCGGCGAATAGAATTCGCGGCTATACAGGCGAAACCCACCTACGTGGGTTTCAAAATCTCCAACCGTTAGTCCGCGTATAGCCCTTACGGGCATAGCCTGCGGCATCGCGTAGCGTGCGCTTTGCGCTTAGGCGGACTTTGTTTGTATAATACCGGATTCTATTCGCCGAAAATTTTTCCTTTTGAACCGCACCAGGCGCAGAGTACGCAGAGGACAGAGGTGAGGGAGATAGAACACTTAACCGGAAATAGATTCCAAAAGTTGAGATTTAATGCTATGCGGACTTGCAACTGCCATTTCTATGGGACGATGAGGACCTGTGACTAATCCACGACGTTTTGGTTTAATATCATCTTTTGTAACTAACGCCAAGTCAAGTTGAGACAGAATTGTTGCTAACACCACTTTCATCTCAAATTGAGCAAATGCAGTACCAATGCAGCGCCTGACACCACCGCCAAAAGGTAAATATTCGTATGGCGAAAATTGCCTTTCTAAAAAACGTTCTGGTTTAAACTGCTTGGGTTCGGGATATAAGTCCTCGCGCTGATGTGTGAGGTAAATTGAGCCAAGTAGAATTGTACCGGGTTCGAGGTCGTAACCGCACATTGAGACAGGGGTTTTGACTACCCTTGGAAAGGTCAGCATTCCTACTGGATAAATCCGGAGAGTTTCACAGCACACAGCATTGAGGTAGGGTAGTTTCAACACGGTACTATAATCCAAGCGAGCGCTCAACGAATCGAGTTCTGCTTGCAGTTTTTCTTTGACTTCTGGTAGCTTGTGAATCCAGTATATTGCCCAAGTTAAGGCTGTTGCGGTTGTTTCGTGACCGGCTGTAAGTAAGGTCACTAACTCGTCGCGTAATTCTTCATCTGTCATCGGCTGACCATCTTCATCTGTAGCAGCCATAAGCAAGCTTAGGATATCAGTGCGGGATGCGTCTGGTTTTTCTCGTCGTTCTTGAATTTCCTCTTGTAGAAGTTGGTGAACTTTTGCTCGATTGCGAAGAAATCTTCCCCAAGGGCTTTGCGGTCCCAAATCTTTTTGTAAAGCAGGAAAATAGAGTTGAAGAACTCTTATAGGAGTATTTTCGCGTTCATCTAACAACAAACATAAAGTTTTTTCTATTTCTTCAGCGCGATCGCTATCATACAATCCAAATACGGCTTGCATGATAACGCGCAAAGCAATTGTTTGCATTGCATTTCTCAGAGAAAATGGCTTATCTATTTGCCATTGACTCATAACTTCTTCAGTAACTTTGCTCATCACTTGTCCGTAGACTTTCATTCTGTCACCGTGAAATGGAGGCATTAATAATTGCCGTTGTCTTCGGTGTGCTTCTCCGCTTAAAGTAATTACGGAATTCTTCCCAAGCATTGGTTCAAACACAGTATTCCAATCGCTAGGTGCTTCAAATTCTTTTGTATCACTAGTTAATATTTGTTGTAGCGCTTGAGGATTGCTAACAAAAACAACTGGTTGCATCAAGTTTAGTGTAAAAATGTCACCATAGCGTTTGGCACAGGCTTCCATTTGCGCCATAGGGCTGAGAATCCAATGTAGAATTTGGATAAGACCTGGAGTTCGGACAGTGTTTGGTAGTTTCATCATATCTTGTTATCTCACCGACTTTTTTACCAATGAAACTAACTTTAGATAAACATTTTTTTTGAAGTTGATAGATTGGCTACTTATCAGAATTCTATTTTATTTGTAAAATTTTTGAAGTTGGTGCAATTTCAACAGGTAATGAGTGTACCTTCGCTCCGGATTGAAAGGGAGAGAGGAATTAATGCTTGACTGAGTAAAATTATCAACTTAAGGTTGTTGTACTTCACAACTAGTTAATCCCTTAGCTCTTTTATATTAGTATCAACTGCCACCATGCCATGATTCCTCTATACCCTGACGAATAGCATCATCCATTTCTTCAACAGTTTTTGGTGTTCCTTGGTATTTTAAGCATCCAGCAACATCAGCCAGTGTTGTTTCTAAAAAAGGTTTTTTTGGTTTCAGAAGAATTCCGTCACCCATATCAATTGCTATCAGTTCCTGTTCTACTTCCCAGCCATGAGACTTTCGCAATGGTTCGGGAATTATTACTTGTCCTTCATTGGATATTTTTGTGATTTCCATAATTGAGATCGGGGAACATATAATTATCCTATTGAAATTATAGCAGTATAAGCGTCACCTAATAGCTTCCATTTATTACATGGCTCTATTTTATTTTTGAAATAAATGAACTGTAAATACGCAAAGGTTACAAAGAAAAATTACAGAGGTTTTTCTACCAATTCCAAGGAGGATGTGCTGGGGATTGGTTTAGTTTTATGTTGATTTTTAATTACTAATTCAATGGGACGATTGGGACCTGTTACTAAACCGCGACGTTTTGGTTTAACTTCATGATAATTGACTGAAGCTAAGTTATAAGTTGATAGAATTTTTGCCAGCACGAGTTTCATTTCAAATTGAGCAAAGGCTAAACCAATACAGCGCCTAATTCCACCACCAAATGGTAAAAATTCATAAGGTGAAAATTGCTTTTCTAGAAAACGTTCTGGCTTGAAATTTTCTGGTTCGGGGTATGTTTCTTGACGTCGGTGAGCAAGGTAAATCGATCCAATTACGTCTGTACCGGGTTCTATTGTGTGTCCCATGAGTGAAACTGATGTTTGAGCAACTCGTGCAAAGGTCAGCATTCCTACTGGGTAAATACGTAAGGTTTCACAGCAAACTGCATTGAGGTAGGGGAGTTTAAAAACAGTCATGGGATCTGGATTTTCGCCTAAGTTATCTAGTTCTTGCAGCAATTGTTCTCGAACTGCAGGCAATTTGTGAATCCAGTACAACGCCCAGGTTAAAGCTGTGGCTGTTGTCTCGTGTCCTGCTGTCAGTACAGTGATGAGCTCGTCGCGCAACTGTTCATCGGTCATTTGTTCTCCCATTTCATCTCTTGCAGCTACGAGCATACTGAGAATATCTGTACGCAAGCAGTTACCCTGCTTGCGACGCTCTTGAATTTCTGAGTAAATCAGTTCGTCTGCTTTTTGCTGACGGCGCATTCCTTTTTCCCAGAGCCACGAACCTGGATAACTCATTCTTAATGCTGGGAAAAACAGCAAAGTCATGGATAGCAGGGAACTCCCTCGATCTAAGATCGCAGCTAACAGTTGCTCTAATTGTTGGGCGCGGGAACTGTTGTACAGTCCAAACACGGCTTGTATGATTACGCGTAAGGTTATGGCTTGCATTGCAGAACGAGCACAAAAAGGTTTACCGATTTGCCATTGGCTCATTATCTGTTCTGTTACATCGTTAATGACTTGTCCGTAGCTTCGCATCCTATCACCATGAAAAGGAGGCATTAATAATTGCCTTTGACGCTGATGTGCTTCTCCACTTAAGGTGAAAACCGATTGTTTCCCAACTAGGGGTTCAAATTCTGTATTTAACTCTCCTGGAGATGTAAACTTTTCTGTATCGTTGGTTAAAATTTCTTGCAAGGCTTGGGGATGACTCGTGACTACCAAAGGTGGAGTGTTGCGACCTAACTGGAGAGTAAATATGTCGCCGTAGCGTTTGGCGCATTCTTCCATCTGTGACAAGGGAGTGAAAATCCACTCCAATAGCTGTACCGAAGGTGGCTTCTGCACCGGATTTGGTAGTATCATAAATTTTCTTATATAAAAATCTTTTTACTGAACCTACCATAAAGCCATTCAATTATGTGATGCACGACATTCAAGATTATTATCGTTGTATGACTAAATAGTAATTTATTCTGACAACATGAAAGTTGTAAAATTTTTGTTAAATTGAACAAGCATTTATTTTGCCTCTTCAGAACACTTCGATAAAGGTACTCAGCATGACAGCAACTACCCCAAAGGAAACTTCAACGGCTCCTAATTTTTGTGAAGGAATTCAATACTTTGGCGGAGCTATCCCAGGTTTTGAAACTTATGGCAAAATACCAGCAGTAGATTCGGGTGATTGTGCGATCGCCAATGCCTCAGATCCAGCAGCTGTCTTCCAAACCTTACTTGCTGCTGATGCTTTGCGCTATCTAACATTGCAAATTACTGGTAGTAAAGCCTCCGGACACCCTGGTGGGTTTGCCAGCCAAGCGGAAGCTTACGCATCGCTTGTCATGCTCGGTTACAAAAATATTATTACCGAAGTGGGACATCATGCCCCTGGCTTTTACAGTGCCATGTTCTTAGATCGTTCGTTAGAGGACATGGGAATTTACACGGTGCAGCAATTGCGCGATCGCTTCCGAGAAAAGCACGGGTTGTTAGGGCATCTCTCCGGCTACATTCCCGGTATTTTAGCACCTGCTGGTCCTTTAGGACAGGGGCAACATTTTGCAATGGCGGCTGCGCTGCTGCACAAAGACAAGCTTTTTCCCTTTACCATTGGCGATGGTGGGTTGGGCGAACCTTATGTCATGAGTTCAATGGCGCACTTCCACACCGCTTTTCCTGGCGTGACTAATTTCTTACCTGTGTTGGTATGGAACGGTTACAGTCAAGAACACCACAGCATGGTATCTCTCAAAACTAACCAACAGATGCTCGAATACTGGCGGGGTAACGGTTTTGAGGAAGTCGTGTTAGTTGATGCTAAAGATTTTGACGACACAAACCAATCGGGAGATTATGTTGACAGTACTGCTTTTTCCTTTGAGAAGAGGTTAGCGTTTACTCAAGCTGTACTCTCAGGGGTGGATAAAGCTGCGCGTTCGGCGTTGGGGGGTAAGCTGACTGTTTTTATTATCAAACAACTCAAAGGCGCGGGAGTTCACGCACGAGGTGCTAAGTCTCACAACCTCTATCCGAAAGATACTTTAGACGCACCCCACATTGTTAGTGCTTTGAAAGAACGAGCTTTACCTGTAGAAGCTTGGGAATTGGTAAGAACAAATTGCGAGCGTGCGGGTGGGGGTCCTGCAGCGAAGACTGTTGTGACAGAATTTGAATATCCTTTGCCAGATTTAGGCAAATTGCCTTTAGAAGAATACGCTGTTGGAGGGGAAGCAAAAGTTTCTACCACAGCCATGGGACAATTGGTAGCAAAAGTTGGACAGATAGACAGTCACTTCCTTGTCACCAATGCTGATGGTAACGAAGCATCTGGGATCGGTAATATTAACCAAGCACTGAAGATCATTCACCCCACCACTGACGATCTATACAACCAAACACCCAACGGACAAGTTTACGAACCTTTGAGTGAAGATGCTTGTGCGGGGTTAGCTGTTGGCTTGTCTTTAATGGGTGCGAGAACGTTATGGTGTTCTTATGAATCTTTTGCTATCAACGGGTTACCTATTTGGCAAACTGTGACCCAAGCAATGGCAGAATTGCGCCGTCTTACACCTTCGACTATTACGTTATTTACTGCTGGTGCGTTGGAGCAAGGGCGCAATGGTTGGACTCACCAACGTCCGGAAATTGAAGCTTATTTTGCTTCTATGATGCGGAACGGTAATGTGTTTCCTGTTTTTCCTCCGGATGCTAATAGCATTCAAGTTTGTTATGACTGGGCGCTAACAACTAAGAATAAGGGAATTGTCATTACTGCTAGTAAATCTCCTTTACCCATTCGCACGACTTTTGAACAAACTCGTCAGGGATTGCATGATGGTGCGATCGCATTGCATGAAACTTCTGGTAAGAAGAAAGTTGTTTTTGCTGTAATTGGCGATATGACTTTAATACCAGTGTTTGAAGCTGCTGCTTCCTTAGAACAAGAGGGTATTGGAGTTAAGATAGTTTCTGTTATTAACCCGCGTCGTTTGTATCGTCTTGGTGATACGGCTTGGGATACCTGTTCCGAACCTGATGGCGATTTTGTAAGCGATGAAAAATTTGCTGAATTGTTTGATGGTGATGCTTTGATTGGTGTAACTGGTGGTGCTAGTGCTATGCTTGAACCTATTATGTTGAGAAGTACTAGTAAGCGTGATACTTTCGCTTGGAAGCGTGGAGAAACAACTGCAAGTGCTGGCGAATTGATGGCGTTTAATGGTTTAACTGCTGCGGCTTTAAAGAAACGGGGGCTTGAGTTGGTAGGTTAAGTTTTGATTTTGAGCTACAGATGCACGCAGATGAACGCGGATAAATTAGCGTTTTATGCGTGTATCTGTAGTTTTATTAAGGACTTCCAAATTAAAAAATCTCTAAATTTTTCTTGTATCATAGGATTAGTGTCCGTCTTAAAAATAGGCAGGAAAAGACGCTCACTTCGCAATAGGGGATAATTTACTTCTTGGAAATTCCTTCGATTTAACTATATATTGCACCTGATGCTCAATTTGGTACAAATTATTTATGAAATTCAAGGTGATTTTTACATTTGATTCGGAATATGAAGGGTATGTTGCTGAAGTTCCTGAACTTCCTGGTTGTGTAAGTCAAGGTAAGACGTTGGATGAAGCGATTGAAAATATTAAGGATGCGATTAAAGGCTATCTTCACGTTGAAGCCAAGCACGGTAAGCCCTATGTTCCAAAAGAATCTCAAACCTTTATTGGGGAAGTCATAGTTTGAAGAAGGCAGAAGTACGAAGGCAGAGGGCAGAAGGTTCCATTTAGAAGGGGATTCAGACCCCTCCTAAATGGTAGCGACTGAACGGAGTTCAGTCGGGGTCTTAAACCCTTGTTCCCTTTGGTAACTCGCAGAGAGCGGAGCCAGTATTCCCTTCTGCCTCCAGCAAAGCTGCCCTCTGCCTTTCTTGATAAATGGGACGTTTATCAAATATTTCTGGTAAAGAAGCGGTAAAAATTTTTGAGAAGTTTGGTTACGTCTTAGATCATCAAACTGGGAGCCACATGATTCTTTCGCACATATTAAAACCAACTTTATCAGTTCCTAATCATCGGGAATTAGCGCCAGGTTTACTTAGAAGTTTGATTCGACAAGCAGGAATGACAGTAGATGAATTTTTAGAAAATCAATAAAAAACGCTACAAATATTTTATAGAAGGATAAAACTATCACTTCTATAAAAGAATAATTTACTTTAACCACTATGCATATTATAAACTTAATGAGAAGTTAGAAAAAGTTGCTCAAAAAATTGTGTAACGAATAGTGACATTTTATGTTAAGGAATTACTTTAGTAAAAATGATGGCAAAAGCTCGGAAAAAATGCAGAAATTAGGTAGGACTGAAGCAAATCGACTTACAGCTTCTGAAACAATTCTTCCCTTAGAAAATATACCCACAGAACATTCACTAGAAATATTTATGGAAAGTTTTGGTGCTTGAGAAGACGCTCGCACACTAGAGGAAATAACCAAAGATATGTACGATAGTCGCAATACCTCTAGCAAAGATTATAATTTGTGATGTGCTTAATTATATTAATACAAATTAGTTATCATTCTAGTTTAAAATGACTTTACGAGAGAAAAATCAACGCGTGCAAATCAGTTTAGATATCTCATTTGAACTTTATGAAACATTGAACCAATTAGCTCATAAGATTAATGGAGATAATGCTGAAGTTCTTCTAAAAGCTATTACCTTGATGGAGGTAGCAGTGGAAGCAAAGCAGAGGGGTAAATCTTTATGGATTGCAGACGAAAATAACAATATGGAAAGTAAAATTGTTGGCATTTAGCATTATGGAAAATTTCATAGATTTATCAGATATAATTGCTAACAAAAGCGAGCGGTCGCTAGTTGTGTTATCTGTAAATTTACCATCTCAAGAAGATGCAGTGCTTGAGCGAAAACTGCGAGAACTTAAAGCAAAACAGGAACTTAGGAAAGATTGGATTTTATTTATTGTGAGAGATGTTGTAATTTTTCCCACTACCATACTTTTTATCTTAGTTATCAGTGGCTATTCGCTATTCACTTTGATAAAAAAATAAAATTTTCTGGAAGCTCCTTATATACATCTCGTTAGAGGGTTCTCAATCATTAACATACTTTTCAATAGCTTTTGCCCATATCAAGTAACCTTGACCGTTTAAATGCAGTCCATCAGAAGTATATTTAATATCTAATTGATTCTTAGAATCTGCTAGATAAGAAAACAAATCTATATATTGATAGGAAAAATCTTTTGATAACTCTTGTAACTTTGAATTTAATTTTAAAATATTACTATTATCTTTATAGTAACGAGTTATTTGATTGTTTACAGGTAAAACACTTTGAATAAAAACTTTTGTTTTTGGTGTTTGTTTCTGGAGTTTTGTTAGAATAGCTTTATAATTTATTAGGACTTCTTCTAGAGATTTATTGTAATTAATAATATCGTTAATACCTATCATCAAAAAAATTTTCTTTGGTTGAGCTTCAACTATAGCGTCTAAACGATTGAGTACGAACTCGGTTGTATCAGAACTAATACCACGGTTTTGAACATCGCAATTTTTGAGTAACTCTACCCATTCACCTTCATCAGTTATGCTATCTCCTAGAAAAACAATTCCCAAGTTGGATTTAGGCAAAATTTCAAATTGGCTTTTTTTATGTAAGTGATACGTGCTGTAAACAGCAGTTGAGCTAGTTTTAGCTGAAACTTTTGTCCACAAATAGGGAAAACCACCTTTTTTGAGAACAAATATAATACCAATTACTATAAATAAAGTATTAAATAGTAAGGAAAGAAACAAAATTGAATTTCTACTGTTCATGATTTGATGAATTGCATTCTTCTATCAGTCTTGATTTTTTCATAAAAAGAAAAAGATCGACCTTTTGAAGCTCCTATTTTAATAAAAGGGATAACTGGTTACTACTTACCCAATCACCGCTCCCCGTTAAAAATAGGTTGACTTTCACTACTGAGGTTAACATATTTTATGTTAAAATATTTACAGAGTCATAAAGGCTTGCAAGCGTTGCCAAACATCTTCTAATAAATCAGGGCTCTCGGCATCGAACCATTCAATTTCAGGATATGCTCTAAACCAAGTCCGTTGACGTTTGGCAAATTGCCGTGTGTGCAAAACGGTGAGTTCTTTAGCTTTCTCTAAAGAAATTTCCCCCGCTAAATATTGCTTAATTTCTTGATATCCTAAAGTATTGAGTAAAGGTAAATCGGTACCGTACTTTTGACAAAGAAACTCTACCTCAGCTACCAAACCATCTGCAATCATTTTTTCAGTACGCCGTGCAATGCGATTTGTCAGATGTGCGGGATAGCAATCCAACCCAATTTGCAGAATGGGATAATCTGGAGGGTTTTCACCTTGCTGCTTGGAAATTGGACGACCAGTTACATAAAATACCTCTAACGCTCTTAAAGTCCGCACTGGATCGTTAGGATGAATTTTTTCTGTAGCAATTGGGTCAATTTGTTGCAACATGGCATACAATTGCCTTTGACCTAACGATTCGAGTTGCGATCGCAGTTCTTGGTGGGGTGCTACTCTAGGAATCTTCATTCCCCGCGTTATGGATTTAATGTATAGCCCTGTACCTCCAACTAATAGGAGGGGGGGATGGGGGGAGGGGGTAGACAAGGTAGAATTGTCCGCCTTGTCCTCTCGCTCTCCGTTGTCCCCTTGTCCCACAATTGGGGGAAAAGAGATCAGTGCTTGTGCTTGTGCTTGATAATCAGCAACTGTCAAAGTGTCTGTGGGGTTGCAGATATCGATTAAGTAATGAGGTAGCAACTTTTGTTCATCTGTTGTAGGCTTAGCTGTACCGATATCAAACTCCCTGTATACCTGACGGGAATCGGCACTGAGAATGATACTACCGAGTCGCAACGCCAAAGCCAATGCTAAACCTGACTTACCTGTTGCTGTTGCGCCACAAATCACAATTAATTTGGTCATCAGAAAAATTATGAATAATGGATTATAAATTATGAAACCAGAAGAAATGCCTAACTTTCATAATTCATCATTCATAATTCATAATTCCCAAAGGGTATATCCCCATATTAAATTTCTCTTCAGGTCGGCCCACAGTCGTCACTAAGGCTTTTGTGCTAGAATTCTGGAGT
It encodes the following:
- the miaA gene encoding tRNA (adenosine(37)-N6)-dimethylallyltransferase MiaA, which translates into the protein MTKLIVICGATATGKSGLALALALRLGSIILSADSRQVYREFDIGTAKPTTDEQKLLPHYLIDICNPTDTLTVADYQAQAQALISFPPIVGQGDNGEREDKADNSTLSTPSPHPPLLLVGGTGLYIKSITRGMKIPRVAPHQELRSQLESLGQRQLYAMLQQIDPIATEKIHPNDPVRTLRALEVFYVTGRPISKQQGENPPDYPILQIGLDCYPAHLTNRIARRTEKMIADGLVAEVEFLCQKYGTDLPLLNTLGYQEIKQYLAGEISLEKAKELTVLHTRQFAKRQRTWFRAYPEIEWFDAESPDLLEDVWQRLQAFMTL